The Selenomonas sp. AB3002 sequence TCAGCCGCTTTGGCTGCGGCCTCAGCTTTGGCCCTGGCCAGCTCTGCCTTGTCGGCCCCCTCCGGTTTTTCTTCCGGCGGTGGTCCCGGGGGCGTTCCCGGCGGAGGCGGCGGGGGCACTTCCCCAGCCTCGGCCTCTATGGGAGGGGGCATCATATAAGTGTAGTAATAATAGGCAGCCCCGCCTGCAACGCAGACCACGATGTAGGTCAGGAGCGCCGTCACCAATATCTTGGTATTGCTCATATACTCCCCTCCCTCCTTATGAAAATTCCCGCAGGCTCCCCCGGCACTTGCCTCAGTTCAGTTCGGAAGTGCAGTGGGGGCAGCGGGTGGCCTCCTCGGGAATCTCCGTCTTGCAGTAAGGGCAGAGATGGGGCTCGGGAGCAGCCTCTTCCTTCTTGGGCATGAGCTTGTTCACCTGACGGATCAGCATGAATATGGCGAAGGCCACGATGAGGAAGTCCACCACAGAGTTCAGGAAAGCACCGTAGGCGATGACAGGCAGCCCTGCTTCCTTGGCCTCAGCCAGCGTGGCGGCAGGAGTGGAGGAAAGATTGATGAAGAGATTGGAAAAATCAACATTTCCCAGAATAAGTCCCAAAGGCGGCATGAGCAGGTCATTGACGAAGGAAGTGACAATCTTGCCGAAGGCGGCACCGATGATGATACCTACTGCCATGTCCAGCACATTGCCCCGCATGATGAATTTCTTGAATTCTTCTACCATAATAAAACCTCCTTATAAATTATGAAAAATAAATGAACTCTTTACATTGTAACAAATGCTCCCGGCTTTTTCCACCCTGCACACCCAGGGCCAAAGCCGGAGCAGGAAGGAGGCCCATCCTCAGGCGCTCACATTTCCCGCTTCATCTGCCTCTACTTCCAGGCCCTCCCGGTCATAGTAGACAGCCTTTTTCCTGCACACCAGCCCCAGGGAGCTGTAGAAGTCCTGTCCCACATTTCCCCCCTTGATGATGCCGAAAGTGATCAGCAGCTCCACAAAGGTGCTTTCCTGCATGCCATCCACAAAGGGGATTTCCATGAACTCGCCGTTCCTGCCCATGCCCAGGACCAGCCTGAGCTTGTCCTGGCGGCGGGCCAGATAATTGTGGGCGCTGACGGAAATGGACTTGAAGCACTTCTCGCTTTCCCCTCCGGGCTGGCTGAAGGAAATCTTCAGTTCCCTTTTCAGTTCTGAAGCCTTCTTGCCTCCGACCTTTTTCTTCGCAACCTTGGGCTTTTTCTTGGGGGCAGGCACCAGCTCATGGGTTTCCATGACCTGGGGGCTGGGAAGGGGCGGCTCCTCCTTCTTCTTCCAGAGCCGCTGGGGGAACTTGATGATGTTCCTGGCCCCGGTCAGCAGTTTGGTGCGCAGGTTCTCATGGGGCTGCTCCAGCTGCCGCCCCACCAGCTTGTCCAGCTCGATGACCTCCACAGAAGCCGCCTCTCCTGCCTCCGTGCGCTTGATGGCCTGCCTGAGGCTCTCGGTGCCCACGTGGTTGGCGGCGTAGATGATGAGCTTCTTCTTCCGCTCTGCTGCCAGATATGCCAGGGGCGCAAAATCCCTGTCGTTGGACAGGATGGCGATTTTCTTCACCGAGCGCCTGAGGCAAAGCTCCCGGCTCCCCAGCATCACCAGCCAGGTATCTGCCGAATCCTTCCCCAGGTCGCTGTTCACCAGATGGAACCTGGTTCCCTCCAGCAGCAGATAGTCATGAGGCACCGCCTTGCGGTTTCCCACGCAGTAACACTCCCGTACCTTGAAATTCTGGCAAAGCCAGACATACAGCGGCACCCCCCACTTGGGCGAGGCGTTCTCCGCATCAATGAACACGACTAAATCTCCAGATAATGACATACTATGCTCCGTCTTTCGTAGTTTTTTGCTGCCGTCAGCCCTTTGCCGGACTGACCTGTTCATATTTTAACACCATTCCCATAAAAGTCATACCTTATCTATTCGCCGCCAAAGACTATCTTCCTGCCATGCCTGACTGATGTCCACCAGATTGTCAAAAAAACGCCCGGTGTCCACCTATTGAGCACATTTCTGATTGTCAGCCAATCAGCGATACTGTATACTTATGTCTGCTTGACACTCCCCATGCGTAAACGCAGGGGATTCTTGGTTCGCTGAACACTGCGGCCTAACCGTAGTTATTCCGACTTACACGTTCTCCCCAAGCGTGAATTTCCGTGTGTCCCACGGTACTGATTTATGTTAGGCAATCTGTTTTTGCTCTATTGCCTTTCGCAGTATGTTTATTGCGGCATTGGTATCTCGCTCATGGTGTGAGCTACATGCAGGGCAAGTCCAATCCCTGATACCAAGATTTTTAGTTTCCGTGTTCTGATAGCCACATTCAGAACAGGTTTGGCTAGACGGGTAGAATGTATCTACCTTCAGAACGTCAGAGCCATGCAATTCTGCCTTATACTCAAGCTGACGGAAGAACTCAGACCAGCTTACATCTGATATGGCACGAGCCAATTTATGGTTCTTCAGCATATTCTTGATTTGTAAGTGCTCTATGGCTATAGTTTTATTCTGCCTGACCAATACAGTTGATGTCTTGTGCAGGAAGTCCCTGCGGATATTGGATATACGCTCATGTACTCTGGCAACACGGATTCTGGCTTTGCCGCGATTTGCAGACCTTGGCATTTTTCGAGAAAGCTTTCTTTGCTCTCGAACCAACTTTCTAGTCAAACACCGCAGGATTCTGGGATTGGCAACAGTATTTCCATTACTGTCTGAATAGAACTCTTTCAAACCTACATCAATGCCTATTTCTCCGCCGTCATTGGTCTTGAGCAAACTTCCCCTGTCCAATTCTACACACAAAGACACAAAATATTTACCAGAAGCAGCACGGCTGACCGTAGCATTGAGGATTCGCCCGTCAAATTCACGGCTCTGCTTGATTTTCACAGCTCCGATTTTTGGCAGTTTAATTCGATTCCTTATGATACGTATACCGTTTCCCTGATTCCTGGTGCGGTAGGATTGGCTATGGTTATGCTTAGACTTGAAGCGTGGGTATCTTGATTGGTGCTTGAAGAAATTCTGGTATGCTATATCGAGATTCTTCAAGGACTCCTGCAATGCCATGCTGTCCACCTCTTTCAGCCAGCCATACTCCTCATACTTTTTCAAGTCCGTCAGCATAGCACTGGTCTGATTGTAGGTTACAGACTTATGGTTTGCAGTCCATTCATCTCTACGGATGGCGAGAAAATGATTGAACACAAATCGGCAACAGCCCAGAGTACGGTTAATTAGTTCTTGCTGGGCATGGTTCGGATATATTCTGAATTTGAAGCCCATTGTGTACTTGTCCATTTTCTCACTTCCTTTGCGATGTTTTCTGGCTCTCGATATACTGCTTCACGATGTTAAGCGGAGCACCGCCGACAGTAGAGCAGAAATAGCTGTTTGTCCACAAGCTTGGTAACTTAGTAGTAAGCCATGGAAATTCCTGCCTCAAGATACGAGAGGTCTTCCCTTTTATAGTTTTTACGGCTTTGTGTATGCCGAATTGAGGGGGAACCTCCAGCAGAAGGTGTACGTGGTCTGGCATGATTTCCATTTCGATTACATCGACCTGGATTTCTTCGCAGATTGACTTGACCAGCTCCTTCAGTCTGGTGTCAACGCCATTGACCAAGACTTTTCTGCGGTATTTGGGGCAGAACACAATATGGTATTTGCATGAATATACTACATTGTGACTCGAGTGGTATTTGATTTCTCCCATATTCGTATTATACTACTCCAAGAAAACTAATACAACACTATCTAGGTTGTCTGGCTTCAATTGCTTTCGCAAATTCGCCAGACCCGCCTTATATCCCCATAGCTGAAGCTAGGGGTTTTACGGCGGTTTGGATAAATATTATTTCAGAGGTGCCTGCCATGATAAATGAAAAGAGAGTGCTGGAAGAATTCCTCGAACTGGTGCAGATCCGCTGCTCCACCAAGGACGAGCGGGAAGTAGCCGACCTGCTGACTCAAAGGCTGCAGGACCTGGGCGGCACCGTCCGGGAGGATAATGCCGGAGAGAAAATCGGCGGCAATACGGGTAATCTGGTGGCAGATTTCCCCGGCACAGCAGAAGCACCCACCCTCATGCTCACCGCCCACATGGACTGCGTGGAACCCTGCACAGGGGTGAAGCCCATCGTGCAGGACGGCATCATCCGCTCTGACGGCACCACCATCCTGGGGGGCGATGACAAAGCGGGAGTGGTGGCTATCCTTGAGACCCTGCGCCAGCTGAAAGAGCGTCATCTCCCCCACGGCCCCCTGCAGGTGGTCTTCACAGTGGCCGAGGAAAACGGGGTGCATGGCTCCCAGAACCTTGACCAGAGCCTCCTCCACGCCGACTTCGGCTTCACCTTTGACACCCACAACCATCCCGGCGGCATCACTTTCATGGCTCCGGGGAAAAACCAGATCAGGATCCACGTGGAAGGCAAAGCCAGCCACGCGGGAGTCAATCCAGAGGACGGCATCAATGCCATCTGCGCTGCAGGCCGTCTCATTGCCACCGCCCCCCAGGGACGCATTGATGAGGAAACCACCTGCAACCTGGGCCGGATTGTGGGCGGCTCCGCCACCAACATAGTGGCCGACAGCTGCGACATCTTCTACGAAAGCCGCAGCCGTGACAAGGAGAAGCTAGAGAGGCTAACCAAAGAAATCTGTGAGCACTTCACCAATGGCGTCCAGGCTGCAGGCTGCAAGATTACCGCCGAAGTCAGCCCCGACTACGGCCCCTATCTGCTGGAGAAGGACTGCCCCGCCATCCGCACTGCCGCCCGGGCGGCAGAAAAGCTGGGGCTCCCCGTGACCCTGGAGGAATCCGGCGGCGGCTCAGATGCCAACCATTTCAACACCTACGGCATCCCCACTGCCGTCCTCTCCGTAGGCATGGAAAAAGCCCATACCAAGGAAGAATACCTTGAGGAAAAAGACCTTTACGATGCCGCCAGATGGGCTCTGGCCATCGTGCAGGAAGCCGCCAGATAAAAGACCAGCCAGCAGGCGGCTGACCGGAATTCCTCAATCGCATGAAATAAGCTGTCCCCCCACCTCTGCAGGCGGGGGCAGCTTATTTTTACTTATGTCACCGGGCAGGGGAAAGTCCGGCCTTGCCGGCATACTTAAGCGCCAGCATGGTGATGTCATCCGACTGCTCAGCCGCCCCTGCATGGCTTTTTACCTCCAGCAGTATGGCTTCTAAGATCTCGTCCATGGCAGCCCTGGCAGACAGCAGGGACAGCTTCTTTTCCAGACGCTCCTTGGTGAACATCTGCCTGCTTTCATCCATGGCTTCCGTCACGCCGTCCGTGTAGAGGAAAAGCCGGCTGCCCGGGGCCAGGCAAAGCCTTTTTTCCTCAAAGGGAATACCTTCCATCATGCCCAGGACAGGACTTTTCCTGGTCTGGGGAAGATAGGCGGGTGCTTCTTCGCCCTGCAGGAGTATAGGCGGATTGTGCCCCCCATTGACATACTCGAATTCTCCTGTGGCCAGATGCAGGATACCTGCAAAGACCGTCACAAACAGCCCCTCATCATTATCTGCCGACAGCTGGTCATTGGCCGCGGCCACGGCTTCTGCCAGAGAACTGCCCTCTGCCCCTGACAAAATCGAATTCTTCAGCACGGTTTTGGCTGCAGCCATGAACAGGGCGGCCGACACGCCTTTGTCCGACACATCTGCGATGATTACCGCCAGGCGCTCTTCATCCACATAGAAGAAATCGTAGAAATCTCCCCCCACTTCCTTGGCAGGATACATAGCTGCCGCCAGCTGGAACTCTTCCCGGGGAGGCAGCGGGGCCGGCAGCAGGCTGGTCTGGATATGGGCTGCCGCCGCCAGTTCCGCCTCCAGCCGGGAAGTCTCGCGGGCCGTACTGGCAATCTCCTTTTCGTAGCGCTCCAGCTCGTCTGTCATGCCATTGAAGGAAGAGGCCAGCTGCTCCAACTCATCTCCCGTATGCACCTCCACCTTGCAGGAGAAATTACCCCGGGAGATTTCCCCTGCCGCTGCCATCAGCTTCCTCAAAGGGCGGCAGAAGAAGTCCGAGGCCCGGGCACTGCCATAGGACACCAGCGCCACGGCCAAGAGCAGCACCCCCAGCACCGCCAGCAGCAGGGTGGCGAAAAGCCGCTGGAAGGAGCTGCGCAGCTCATCCAACTGGCCCAGCATACGGGACTGGGCTTCCCCTGCGGCCTTGGTCACTTTTTTCTTCTGAATAAGAGTGCCCACGCTCCAAGAGATCTTGGGGGACGGGGCATAGGAAAGGTAGTACTCCTCCCCCAGCAGCCTCACCTTCCGATAGCCCACGTTGCCCTGCACCATGCGGCGGGCGGCGAAGGCCAGGCTGGTGATGGGGCTTTCCCTGAGGTTCTTCCCCTCCGGAATTTCACTGGCAAGCTCCTGCGGCAGATGGGAGAGCAAGACTTCTCCTTCCTTGCCAAGCACAAAGCAAGAAAGTCCCCCTTCCTGCTCAATGGGCAGGACGTTCCCCGGCTCGCAGTCCACCCCCAGCACCCCTGCAATGCCATCTTCATCATAATAAGGCATGACACAGGAAATAATGGGAATGCCATCCGTCCCCTCATAGACACTGCTGAAGGCAATAGTCTGCTGCTTCAACCCCCACTGATACCAGGCCCTATCCCTGACATCATAAGTCTTCTGCCAGCGTTCCATGCTCAGGTGTGAAAGAGCTCCCGGCGTTTCGCTTTTATCCACACGGATCATATAGCCGTGGCTTGAGCCTACAAACACGCATTTATAATAACGGCTCAGGCTGACCATGGTGGTGGCCAGATTGGAGACTGCGCGGATTTCCCGCTCCAGTTCCGGTGTAAGGCCCGCCTTTGCCAGCTCCGGGCTGAAATGGACGTAAGCTGTTCCCGCAGGAACAGCTTCGTAAGTAGCATTTGGTAAATTTATGGAAGGATACTGCTCAGGAGAATTGAGAATTGCCTTCAGCTCCCCGGCGAGATACAGTACATCGGACTGCACCTCCTCTGCCTCATAAGCCATGATGCCAGCATGGATTTCAGCTTCACTCTCCATCTGCTCCTGGGCCTGTTCCTTGGCAAAGTCCGTGGTGTAGTAGGAAATTTCCCGCGAGATGGCCTCCTCCTTTTGGCCCACGATAGTTTGCAGCTCATAGATGCCGTACAGGACAGGCAGCCCCAAAAACAGGAAGCTAAGGGCACTCCCGGACAGCATGAGCAGGAACAGTCTCTTCCTTATGCCCGGTTTCATTTCTTGCCTCTGGGGTCAACCTTGTTATTCTGCAAGGCAGGATTGCCTGCGGCTGCAGCCCATTCCATCTCCTCGTCCCCCATCTTCTTCCCTGCCCAGAGATTATGGCTGGCGGAGTTTTCCATGCGGTGCATATTGAGGAGCTGCTGGTACAGCCTTTCCTTGACGGAGTGGCAGCTTGAAAAATCAAATCTCTCCAGGTCTTGTTCGAGTTTTGTGCTAGTCATGATCATTACTTCCTTTCCCTAACGATATATCTTTCTTTGTTCTTTATATCCCCTCAACAGGAAAAGTGTTATAGGTATTTTATGATTTTCTGGAAATAAACATGGAAATGTTGCCAACACAGACAGGCGGATTCCTGCCGGGGGAAGAAAAAAGGAGGCTGTTTCCAAGCCTCGCCCAAACTCAATGCAAACCTCATCCCACCAGCCACTCCGAGAGGCTTCTGCTCTCCGAGTCGAAATTCACACCAATCTTGAAAAGCTGTCGCTTGTCTGCTCCGTAGGGTGCGGCATACCCCTTTTCCTCGATCTGCTCCAGAGCCTCTCTGGCGCTCTTGCCCACTTTGAATTCAAAGATGTAAAAAATCTATCCGTCTCCAGCACACAGTCCGCCCGCCCCCGGCTACTGCGGACTTCGCA is a genomic window containing:
- the mscL gene encoding large conductance mechanosensitive channel protein MscL — translated: MVEEFKKFIMRGNVLDMAVGIIIGAAFGKIVTSFVNDLLMPPLGLILGNVDFSNLFINLSSTPAATLAEAKEAGLPVIAYGAFLNSVVDFLIVAFAIFMLIRQVNKLMPKKEEAAPEPHLCPYCKTEIPEEATRCPHCTSELN
- a CDS encoding NYN domain-containing protein → MFIDAENASPKWGVPLYVWLCQNFKVRECYCVGNRKAVPHDYLLLEGTRFHLVNSDLGKDSADTWLVMLGSRELCLRRSVKKIAILSNDRDFAPLAYLAAERKKKLIIYAANHVGTESLRQAIKRTEAGEAASVEVIELDKLVGRQLEQPHENLRTKLLTGARNIIKFPQRLWKKKEEPPLPSPQVMETHELVPAPKKKPKVAKKKVGGKKASELKRELKISFSQPGGESEKCFKSISVSAHNYLARRQDKLRLVLGMGRNGEFMEIPFVDGMQESTFVELLITFGIIKGGNVGQDFYSSLGLVCRKKAVYYDREGLEVEADEAGNVSA
- the tnpB gene encoding IS200/IS605 family element RNA-guided endonuclease TnpB; protein product: MDKYTMGFKFRIYPNHAQQELINRTLGCCRFVFNHFLAIRRDEWTANHKSVTYNQTSAMLTDLKKYEEYGWLKEVDSMALQESLKNLDIAYQNFFKHQSRYPRFKSKHNHSQSYRTRNQGNGIRIIRNRIKLPKIGAVKIKQSREFDGRILNATVSRAASGKYFVSLCVELDRGSLLKTNDGGEIGIDVGLKEFYSDSNGNTVANPRILRCLTRKLVREQRKLSRKMPRSANRGKARIRVARVHERISNIRRDFLHKTSTVLVRQNKTIAIEHLQIKNMLKNHKLARAISDVSWSEFFRQLEYKAELHGSDVLKVDTFYPSSQTCSECGYQNTETKNLGIRDWTCPACSSHHERDTNAAINILRKAIEQKQIA
- the tnpA gene encoding IS200/IS605 family transposase, with the translated sequence MGEIKYHSSHNVVYSCKYHIVFCPKYRRKVLVNGVDTRLKELVKSICEEIQVDVIEMEIMPDHVHLLLEVPPQFGIHKAVKTIKGKTSRILRQEFPWLTTKLPSLWTNSYFCSTVGGAPLNIVKQYIESQKTSQRK
- a CDS encoding M20/M25/M40 family metallo-hydrolase translates to MINEKRVLEEFLELVQIRCSTKDEREVADLLTQRLQDLGGTVREDNAGEKIGGNTGNLVADFPGTAEAPTLMLTAHMDCVEPCTGVKPIVQDGIIRSDGTTILGGDDKAGVVAILETLRQLKERHLPHGPLQVVFTVAEENGVHGSQNLDQSLLHADFGFTFDTHNHPGGITFMAPGKNQIRIHVEGKASHAGVNPEDGINAICAAGRLIATAPQGRIDEETTCNLGRIVGGSATNIVADSCDIFYESRSRDKEKLERLTKEICEHFTNGVQAAGCKITAEVSPDYGPYLLEKDCPAIRTAARAAEKLGLPVTLEESGGGSDANHFNTYGIPTAVLSVGMEKAHTKEEYLEEKDLYDAARWALAIVQEAAR
- a CDS encoding SpoIIE family protein phosphatase encodes the protein MKPGIRKRLFLLMLSGSALSFLFLGLPVLYGIYELQTIVGQKEEAISREISYYTTDFAKEQAQEQMESEAEIHAGIMAYEAEEVQSDVLYLAGELKAILNSPEQYPSINLPNATYEAVPAGTAYVHFSPELAKAGLTPELEREIRAVSNLATTMVSLSRYYKCVFVGSSHGYMIRVDKSETPGALSHLSMERWQKTYDVRDRAWYQWGLKQQTIAFSSVYEGTDGIPIISCVMPYYDEDGIAGVLGVDCEPGNVLPIEQEGGLSCFVLGKEGEVLLSHLPQELASEIPEGKNLRESPITSLAFAARRMVQGNVGYRKVRLLGEEYYLSYAPSPKISWSVGTLIQKKKVTKAAGEAQSRMLGQLDELRSSFQRLFATLLLAVLGVLLLAVALVSYGSARASDFFCRPLRKLMAAAGEISRGNFSCKVEVHTGDELEQLASSFNGMTDELERYEKEIASTARETSRLEAELAAAAHIQTSLLPAPLPPREEFQLAAAMYPAKEVGGDFYDFFYVDEERLAVIIADVSDKGVSAALFMAAAKTVLKNSILSGAEGSSLAEAVAAANDQLSADNDEGLFVTVFAGILHLATGEFEYVNGGHNPPILLQGEEAPAYLPQTRKSPVLGMMEGIPFEEKRLCLAPGSRLFLYTDGVTEAMDESRQMFTKERLEKKLSLLSARAAMDEILEAILLEVKSHAGAAEQSDDITMLALKYAGKAGLSPAR
- a CDS encoding PD-(D/E)XK nuclease domain-containing protein, which translates into the protein MGKSAREALEQIEEKGYAAPYGADKRQLFKIGVNFDSESRSLSEWLVG